One Robbsia sp. KACC 23696 DNA segment encodes these proteins:
- a CDS encoding ATP-binding protein, which yields MNDVHSLGLDFLADETLSGFRLMRLEVFNWGTFDSRVWTLELDGRNGLLTGDIGSGKSTLVDAITTLLVPAHKIAYNKAAGAENKERTLRSYVLGHYKSERNEVTGVAKPVPLRQPNSYSVILGVFRNEGYDQTISLAQVFWMKDVHGQPARFFMGVERALSIAADFSDFGPDIAQLRKKLRNAGAELHDSFPPYAAWFRRRFGIENDQALELFHQTVSLKSVGNLTDFVRSHMLEPFDGAQRIDALIHHFDDLTRAHEAVLKAQRQVMLLTPLIQDCARHRELDAEIDGLHRCRDGLRTYFATLKRDLLDKRSALLAELWAKADGRVVRFEALHDEHSVQIDALKQAINVNGGDRLERLAVDIRQKRGVRDVRKGKSDRYQTLAAVLDAQVPESHASFTAQHDTFQSWLQEARDSEADLRNEETEHAVTLRQGRGEHDVLASEIDSLKRRRSNIDERQIQIRATLCEALSIPVETLPFAGELIQVRDEARDWEGAAERLLHGFALGLLVPDQHYKAVTEWVDSSNLRGRLVYYHVRERAGGEAPDLHADSLVRKLSIKPDSVHYAWLEREIGRRFNVACCVTQERFRREPRAITRSGQVKDPSGRHEKDDRHRIDDRSRYVLGWTNTAKIAALEGKRDVLAAAMAAVGAKIAEILRAREQGIKRIDALTRLQEFVDFDELDWGTIAVEIAVLEEERTKLENASDVLQQLNEELRTRQIEWKQSASDTQAARDERSKVEQRQTDNQALQMQTAATLADAPEDEALSAQLATLREEILGEHVLSIESCDNREQDMRGALQTRADNQGKVRGRLLERIIRAMTGFKEEYKLETAEMDISIGGAFEYENLLTQLHRDDLPRFAQRFKELLNVNTINEIANFNAQLNRERELMLERIDHIDTSLRGIDYNEGRYITLVSQVNPDAEIRDFQQDLRACTEGAMTGSDDSQYSEVKFLQVKSIIDRFRGREGLTELDRRWTAKVTDVRNWFMFAASERWRTDDAEHDHYSDSGGKSGGQKEKLAYTILAASLAYQFGLEWGEVRSRSFRFVVIDEAFGRGSDESAQYGLKLFRQLNLQLLIVTPLQKIHIIEPYVSSVGFVHNDAGKASKLRNLSIEEYRAQKGAMMRRADGSADA from the coding sequence ATGAATGATGTCCACAGCCTGGGGCTGGATTTCCTAGCAGACGAAACGCTGTCGGGCTTCCGCTTGATGCGGCTCGAAGTATTCAATTGGGGAACGTTCGACAGCCGGGTATGGACGCTGGAGTTGGATGGCCGAAACGGCCTGTTGACCGGTGATATCGGCTCGGGCAAGTCGACATTGGTCGACGCGATCACTACCTTGCTGGTACCGGCGCATAAGATTGCGTACAACAAAGCCGCCGGCGCGGAAAACAAGGAGCGCACCCTGCGCTCATACGTGCTCGGTCACTACAAGTCCGAGCGTAACGAGGTTACTGGCGTTGCCAAGCCGGTACCACTGCGCCAGCCGAACAGCTATTCCGTCATTCTCGGGGTCTTCAGGAACGAGGGATATGACCAGACGATCAGTCTGGCTCAGGTGTTCTGGATGAAGGATGTCCACGGCCAGCCCGCGCGTTTCTTCATGGGTGTGGAGCGTGCCTTATCCATCGCTGCGGATTTCTCGGATTTCGGCCCGGACATAGCGCAATTGCGAAAAAAACTGCGCAACGCCGGCGCCGAACTGCACGATAGCTTTCCGCCTTACGCGGCATGGTTTCGTCGACGTTTTGGCATCGAAAACGACCAGGCGCTCGAGCTATTCCACCAAACGGTGTCGTTGAAGTCTGTTGGTAACCTGACCGATTTTGTTCGTAGCCATATGCTGGAGCCTTTCGACGGCGCGCAGCGTATCGATGCATTGATTCACCACTTCGACGACTTGACGCGCGCGCACGAGGCAGTCTTGAAGGCGCAGCGGCAAGTGATGCTGCTCACGCCACTGATTCAGGATTGTGCTCGTCATCGGGAGTTAGACGCGGAGATCGACGGCTTGCACCGGTGCCGCGACGGGTTGCGGACCTACTTCGCGACGTTGAAGCGGGATTTGTTGGATAAGCGTAGCGCGCTGCTGGCTGAGCTATGGGCCAAGGCTGACGGACGTGTTGTGCGCTTCGAGGCATTGCACGACGAGCACAGTGTGCAAATCGATGCCTTGAAGCAAGCGATCAATGTGAATGGCGGAGATCGACTGGAGCGATTGGCTGTCGACATTCGTCAGAAGCGTGGCGTTCGGGATGTCCGAAAAGGAAAGAGCGATCGATATCAGACTTTGGCCGCTGTGCTAGACGCGCAAGTGCCGGAGAGTCACGCAAGCTTTACCGCACAGCACGACACATTCCAGTCTTGGCTGCAGGAGGCACGCGACAGCGAAGCCGACCTGAGAAACGAGGAGACTGAACATGCCGTAACCTTGCGCCAAGGGCGGGGCGAGCATGATGTGTTAGCCTCGGAGATCGACAGCTTGAAGCGCCGTCGCAGCAATATCGACGAGCGTCAGATTCAGATCCGCGCGACGTTGTGCGAGGCCCTGTCGATTCCTGTCGAGACGCTGCCCTTCGCGGGGGAGCTAATCCAGGTTCGCGATGAGGCGCGCGATTGGGAGGGAGCGGCAGAACGGCTATTGCATGGTTTCGCGCTAGGGCTCCTCGTGCCGGACCAACATTACAAGGCAGTCACGGAGTGGGTGGACAGCAGTAATCTCCGTGGGCGCCTAGTCTATTACCACGTGCGCGAACGCGCCGGAGGTGAAGCGCCCGATCTTCATGCTGACTCGCTCGTGCGAAAACTGTCGATCAAGCCGGACTCAGTTCACTATGCGTGGCTGGAGCGTGAAATAGGCCGTCGTTTCAACGTGGCTTGTTGCGTGACGCAGGAACGGTTCCGACGTGAGCCTCGTGCGATCACCCGTTCCGGACAAGTCAAGGACCCCAGTGGGCGTCACGAGAAAGACGACCGGCATCGTATCGACGATCGGAGTCGGTATGTCCTTGGTTGGACGAACACCGCGAAGATCGCTGCGTTGGAAGGAAAGCGCGACGTGCTGGCCGCGGCGATGGCAGCGGTGGGTGCAAAAATCGCCGAGATTCTGCGCGCCCGAGAGCAAGGCATCAAGCGTATCGATGCCTTGACCCGATTGCAGGAGTTTGTCGATTTCGACGAATTGGATTGGGGAACGATCGCCGTCGAGATCGCCGTGTTGGAGGAGGAGCGTACAAAGCTGGAGAACGCCTCCGATGTTTTGCAGCAACTCAACGAGGAATTGCGCACCCGGCAGATCGAATGGAAGCAGAGCGCAAGCGACACCCAAGCGGCACGCGACGAGCGATCGAAGGTCGAACAGCGGCAGACCGATAATCAAGCGCTGCAAATGCAGACTGCGGCTACACTCGCGGATGCACCGGAAGACGAGGCGCTTTCGGCTCAGCTCGCGACGTTACGCGAGGAAATTCTGGGCGAGCATGTGCTATCGATCGAGTCCTGCGACAATCGCGAGCAAGACATGCGAGGCGCCCTTCAGACACGCGCCGACAATCAGGGCAAGGTACGTGGGCGTCTTTTGGAAAGGATCATCCGCGCGATGACGGGTTTCAAAGAGGAATACAAGCTCGAAACTGCCGAGATGGATATCAGTATCGGCGGCGCGTTCGAGTATGAGAACCTCTTGACGCAATTGCATCGCGATGACCTACCGCGCTTTGCCCAGCGATTCAAAGAGCTCTTGAACGTCAATACGATCAATGAAATCGCGAACTTCAATGCGCAGTTGAATCGCGAGCGGGAGTTGATGCTGGAGCGCATCGATCATATCGACACGTCGCTGAGGGGTATCGACTATAACGAAGGGCGCTATATCACGCTAGTGTCGCAGGTTAATCCGGATGCTGAAATTCGCGACTTTCAACAGGATTTGCGCGCTTGCACGGAAGGTGCCATGACGGGCTCCGACGACAGCCAATATTCCGAAGTGAAATTTCTGCAGGTCAAATCGATCATCGACCGCTTTCGAGGACGCGAAGGGCTAACGGAGCTAGATAGGCGATGGACCGCGAAGGTCACGGATGTGCGCAATTGGTTTATGTTCGCTGCCAGCGAGAGATGGCGGACCGACGATGCCGAGCACGATCACTATTCCGACTCGGGCGGAAAATCCGGCGGTCAGAAAGAAAAACTCGCCTACACGATTTTGGCGGCGAGCTTGGCCTATCAATTCGGTTTGGAATGGGGGGAAGTCCGCTCGCGATCGTTCCGTTTCGTTGTGATCGACGAAGCATTCGGTCGCGGATCCGATGAGTCGGCGCAATACGGTTTAAAGCTATTCCGCCAACTCAATTTGCAGCTATTGATAGTTACGCCACTGCAGAAGATACACATTATCGAGCCGTATGTATCGAGTGTCGGATTTGTGCATAACGATGCCGGGAAAGCATCGAAATTGCGTAACCTCTCGATCGAGGAATATCGGGCGCAGAAAGGGGCGATGATGCGGCGTGCGGACGGGAGTGCGGACGCGTGA
- a CDS encoding DUF3322 domain-containing protein, whose amino-acid sequence MSWTGHDDVVEQLSRLWAKGDLLRDVVLPEGRFPFRLVLKTPGTTDIANRFDEVRTWAAVLREIPNVRIEWREVRHRVQGLQRVPSSVWIDSIDDALILLQKVPASRAFAELVATTESTLPALVPWLLRRPLIALQYAAEWPKLLIVVSWLRAHPRPGVFLRQVDLPDIDTKFIERHRGLLPELLDLILPPEAIDSTKSGVAQFAGRYGFTEKPTRIRYRELDPQIASLPGPVCADIALDAKSFSELKLSIDRVFITENETNFLAFPLVPRSIVVFGAGYGWDALSLARWLDCCTIYYWGDIDTHGFGILNQLRSHFSAVASFLMDRETLDAHSASWGRETAPLMVDLLRLTSDECRVYDDLRYQRIQPDACLRLEQEHIGYHWVMTRLAALLR is encoded by the coding sequence GTGAGTTGGACCGGACACGACGATGTCGTCGAGCAGCTGTCGCGTCTTTGGGCGAAAGGCGATTTGCTGCGCGACGTCGTATTGCCGGAGGGGCGTTTCCCGTTCCGTCTCGTATTAAAAACACCCGGAACGACCGATATCGCTAATCGCTTCGATGAGGTGAGGACCTGGGCCGCTGTCCTTCGAGAGATACCGAACGTCCGCATTGAGTGGCGTGAGGTCCGGCATCGTGTGCAGGGTTTGCAACGCGTGCCTTCGAGCGTATGGATCGATTCGATCGACGATGCTTTGATTTTGCTCCAGAAAGTGCCGGCGTCACGGGCGTTTGCTGAATTGGTAGCAACGACTGAATCGACGCTGCCGGCGCTTGTGCCGTGGTTGCTTCGGCGGCCATTGATAGCCCTGCAATACGCGGCGGAATGGCCGAAACTGCTTATCGTCGTGTCTTGGCTGCGTGCCCACCCGCGTCCGGGGGTGTTTCTCCGGCAAGTCGATTTGCCCGATATCGACACGAAATTCATCGAACGCCATCGCGGCTTGCTCCCTGAACTGTTGGACCTGATTTTACCGCCCGAGGCGATCGATTCGACAAAATCGGGCGTTGCGCAATTCGCCGGGCGATATGGCTTCACCGAGAAGCCGACGCGAATACGGTATCGTGAGCTCGACCCTCAAATCGCGTCGCTTCCGGGTCCTGTCTGTGCCGATATCGCACTGGACGCGAAAAGCTTCAGCGAACTCAAGCTAAGCATTGACCGCGTCTTTATCACCGAAAACGAAACAAACTTTTTGGCATTTCCTTTGGTGCCCCGCAGCATTGTCGTTTTTGGCGCGGGTTACGGCTGGGATGCGCTGTCTCTGGCGCGGTGGCTTGATTGCTGCACGATTTACTACTGGGGGGACATCGATACCCATGGCTTTGGGATTTTGAATCAGCTGCGCAGCCATTTCAGCGCCGTCGCTTCTTTCCTTATGGACCGGGAAACGTTAGATGCCCATTCGGCGTCCTGGGGACGGGAGACGGCGCCGCTGATGGTTGATTTGCTCAGATTGACTTCCGATGAATGCCGCGTCTACGATGACCTGCGATATCAACGTATTCAACCTGACGCGTGCCTGCGATTGGAGCAGGAGCATATTGGATATCACTGGGTGATGACGCGGTTGGCCGCCTTGCTTCGGTAA
- a CDS encoding N-acetylmuramidase domain-containing protein: MANESTLYTIESGDTLSGIAHKEGVAWQTIANINNIRDPRSLRIGQVLKIPRKVGKVKAHVLDADHNPLRNVNYKIVSGGKTVSGTTGATGETQEVTPFAVGDLVELVVQKLDGTWKKIYQTESDAVDKLVTLVSPRLKISMQTLLHPPESKSPGESSDKKRQPKAPAQGAQTLSTFAPGKGVKTEQTKDAQGAPVTKVTSDDASFDDFLDTYSGETITEQDFIDAAKALGCEVNVIKAVHETEAGAGSFKKVDGRMVPTILYERHYFYKYNGHKYWDTNPDLSYPYGYYAMGTKYIKKTVHMVKTDGTPTDVDMWVRFNKKKDKEHADEAETGAKLLKDGDITKDRDTYSTLSYKRLKKAYKLDASAALKSCSWGAFQIMGANFAAVGYASVEAMVRELSKSERPHLKAFIAFIKSNKKLMDAVRNKDFTEFALNYNGPGYKQNDYDGTMKKHYDALVAKDAAVKKG, translated from the coding sequence ATGGCAAATGAAAGCACGCTTTATACGATCGAGTCTGGCGATACTCTGTCGGGTATAGCGCATAAAGAGGGCGTTGCCTGGCAGACTATCGCTAACATTAATAATATTCGGGATCCTCGTTCCCTGCGTATCGGCCAGGTTCTCAAAATCCCTCGCAAAGTGGGCAAAGTAAAGGCGCATGTACTGGACGCCGATCATAACCCTCTGCGCAACGTCAACTACAAGATCGTAAGCGGTGGGAAAACTGTATCGGGAACGACCGGTGCCACCGGCGAGACGCAAGAGGTGACCCCTTTCGCAGTCGGTGACCTGGTCGAGTTGGTCGTTCAGAAGCTGGATGGTACCTGGAAGAAGATCTATCAGACGGAAAGTGACGCCGTCGACAAATTGGTCACACTGGTCAGCCCGCGTTTGAAGATATCGATGCAAACGTTGCTTCATCCCCCTGAGAGCAAGTCGCCGGGTGAAAGCTCAGACAAGAAACGGCAGCCGAAAGCTCCTGCACAGGGCGCGCAGACGCTGTCGACTTTTGCGCCGGGAAAGGGAGTTAAGACGGAGCAAACAAAAGATGCACAGGGTGCGCCAGTAACCAAGGTGACGAGTGATGATGCATCGTTCGACGACTTTCTCGACACGTATTCCGGTGAGACGATCACGGAGCAGGACTTCATTGATGCAGCCAAAGCCTTGGGCTGTGAAGTGAACGTCATTAAGGCTGTCCACGAGACCGAAGCAGGTGCGGGTAGTTTCAAAAAGGTGGATGGTCGAATGGTACCGACCATTTTATACGAACGTCACTACTTCTATAAGTATAACGGCCATAAATACTGGGACACAAATCCTGATCTTTCTTATCCGTACGGATATTACGCGATGGGGACCAAATACATCAAAAAAACGGTGCATATGGTCAAGACCGATGGAACTCCAACTGACGTAGATATGTGGGTTCGATTCAATAAAAAGAAGGACAAGGAACACGCAGATGAGGCTGAGACAGGCGCAAAGCTTTTGAAAGACGGCGACATAACAAAAGACCGTGATACGTACAGTACATTGAGCTATAAACGGCTGAAGAAAGCTTATAAGCTCGATGCATCGGCAGCGTTAAAGTCGTGCTCGTGGGGCGCGTTCCAAATTATGGGAGCAAATTTTGCCGCGGTTGGGTACGCGTCCGTGGAAGCCATGGTCAGGGAGTTGTCGAAGTCTGAGCGGCCACATTTGAAAGCGTTCATTGCTTTCATCAAATCGAACAAAAAACTGATGGATGCAGTTCGAAACAAAGATTTCACGGAATTCGCCTTGAACTACAACGGACCAGGTTATAAACAAAATGACTATGACGGGACGATGAAAAAACACTATGACGCTTTAGTGGCGAAAGACGCCGCTGTTAAAAAAGGATGA
- a CDS encoding DUF3375 domain-containing protein has product MTPDFATLSALRMNHPAWRLLRSDHAPLIASFLHRIFIAPNLREITAADLAEALEDELFMLRQQLGDDAFPKAASAYLNDWSAADKGWLRKFYRAGSDEAQFDLTPATEKAIAWLLELDAREFVGTESRLLMLFDLLKQMSQGTEPDANKRIEALQDQRDALDREIERIRDGDVSLLDETAVKERFQQFVQGVRALLMDFREVEHNFRSLDRRVRERIALWDGSKGALLESIMGERDAIADSDQGKSFRAFWEFLLSTSRQEELTRLIDQVLALPAVAALSPDKRTRRVHYDWIEAGEYAQRTVAQLSQQLRRFLDEQAWLENRRIMEILRGIEGHALNVRDMPPAGAFMEIDDTQAAIELAMERVLFNPALKISLANVVVASGEEDIDPAALFDQVIVDKSVLSGNLRQALQDRDQITLTELLDRYPLRQGLAEIVAYLQISSESFSSRIDEDTLEQIHWQAQSVDGETTMRSARMPRVIFLR; this is encoded by the coding sequence ATGACTCCAGACTTTGCCACGTTATCCGCTTTGCGGATGAACCATCCGGCTTGGCGCCTCCTTCGTTCCGATCATGCACCGTTGATCGCTAGTTTTTTGCACCGCATTTTCATTGCACCAAACCTGCGCGAGATTACCGCAGCCGATCTTGCCGAGGCTCTCGAAGACGAGCTCTTCATGCTGCGACAGCAGCTTGGTGATGACGCATTCCCCAAAGCGGCATCGGCCTATTTAAACGATTGGTCGGCGGCGGATAAGGGCTGGCTACGCAAATTCTACCGTGCAGGCAGTGACGAAGCCCAGTTCGACCTCACGCCGGCGACAGAGAAAGCGATCGCTTGGCTTCTCGAACTCGATGCGCGGGAATTTGTCGGCACCGAATCCAGACTGCTGATGTTGTTCGATCTGCTCAAGCAGATGAGTCAGGGAACGGAGCCCGACGCGAACAAGCGCATTGAAGCACTGCAGGACCAGCGCGACGCGTTGGACCGCGAGATCGAGCGTATCCGTGACGGCGACGTGTCGTTATTGGATGAAACCGCCGTCAAGGAACGCTTTCAGCAGTTTGTTCAGGGCGTACGGGCCTTGCTGATGGATTTTCGAGAGGTGGAGCATAACTTCCGGTCATTGGATCGACGGGTACGAGAACGCATCGCCCTATGGGACGGAAGCAAAGGCGCCTTGTTGGAAAGCATCATGGGTGAACGTGATGCGATCGCCGATTCGGATCAAGGGAAGAGCTTCCGCGCTTTCTGGGAATTTCTCTTATCAACGAGCCGTCAAGAAGAGCTGACGCGCCTCATCGATCAGGTGCTGGCACTCCCCGCAGTTGCGGCACTCAGTCCCGACAAACGTACCCGACGTGTCCATTACGATTGGATCGAAGCGGGCGAATACGCCCAACGTACCGTTGCGCAATTATCGCAACAATTGCGCCGATTCCTCGATGAACAGGCGTGGCTCGAAAACCGACGGATCATGGAAATCCTCCGAGGTATCGAAGGCCATGCACTGAACGTGCGCGATATGCCACCCGCCGGCGCGTTTATGGAGATTGATGATACGCAAGCGGCTATCGAATTGGCAATGGAGCGAGTGCTGTTCAATCCGGCGCTAAAGATCTCGCTCGCAAACGTCGTCGTTGCGTCCGGGGAGGAGGACATCGACCCTGCAGCGCTGTTTGACCAAGTGATTGTGGACAAATCCGTGCTGTCAGGGAACCTGCGCCAAGCGCTGCAGGACCGCGATCAGATTACGCTGACGGAGTTACTGGACCGCTATCCGCTCCGTCAAGGTCTCGCCGAGATCGTCGCCTACCTGCAGATAAGTAGCGAATCGTTTTCGAGTCGTATCGATGAAGATACATTGGAGCAGATACATTGGCAGGCGCAATCGGTTGACGGAGAGACGACAATGCGAAGCGCCCGGATGCCACGTGTTATTTTCTTGCGTTAG
- a CDS encoding DUF4194 domain-containing protein, which produces MLRTDTAEDDALASDRATGQDANLSVTLITLLKGVQYREADERQWSALIDLQARLRDYAAVLNLDLIVDEAEGYAFLKSRPEPEDGDAAPRVPRLIARRPLSFQVSLMIALLRKKLVEFDAGGSDTRLILNRDEAVEMVRVFLPDGSNEAKLIDQIDTTLNKVVDLGFLRKLKPTSGALAGVPSFEVRRILKAFVDAQWLAEFDARLAQYRAHLSGGVGNDKAEDDE; this is translated from the coding sequence ATGTTAAGAACGGATACAGCGGAAGACGACGCGTTGGCATCGGACCGCGCGACTGGCCAGGATGCGAATTTATCCGTTACCCTGATAACGCTTCTCAAGGGCGTCCAATATCGGGAAGCCGACGAGCGGCAGTGGAGCGCATTGATCGATTTGCAGGCACGCTTGAGAGACTATGCTGCCGTCTTGAACCTTGACCTCATTGTGGATGAGGCCGAAGGTTATGCGTTTTTGAAGAGCCGACCGGAGCCCGAAGATGGGGACGCGGCGCCTCGCGTGCCCCGCCTTATCGCGCGCCGGCCGCTGTCGTTTCAGGTCAGCCTAATGATCGCGTTGCTGCGCAAGAAACTGGTCGAATTCGATGCCGGCGGATCCGATACGCGGCTGATACTGAATCGTGATGAAGCGGTCGAAATGGTCCGTGTGTTTCTACCGGACGGCAGTAATGAAGCGAAGCTGATCGATCAGATCGACACGACGCTGAATAAGGTCGTCGATCTTGGTTTTCTGCGCAAGTTGAAACCGACGAGCGGTGCGCTGGCCGGGGTGCCCAGTTTCGAGGTCCGACGTATTTTGAAAGCCTTTGTCGACGCACAATGGTTGGCAGAGTTCGACGCACGGTTGGCGCAATACCGGGCGCACCTTTCCGGTGGCGTGGGAAACGACAAGGCGGAAGACGATGAATGA
- a CDS encoding pyridoxal phosphate-dependent aminotransferase, with product MAVIGALSVCRDVTKVRLRAINPVPPMPLVKDSILAVQDSPIIEIWKLAPQRPDVIPLWAGESDLPTPDFISNAAIAALQRGNTFYSTMRGIPPLRAAIARYYKRLSGAEIEDDRIAVTSSGMLAAMLIAQTVVGPGDNVVCVTPSWPNILRAIEVAGGQVRSVSLHSDVTGWSLDLDKLLAACDERTKGIYFASPGNPTGWMIDPEQQRRLLDFARERNIALIADEVYQRIVYDRPFAASLLDICGPDDPVFVINSFSKAWAMTGWRMGWMVYPRALKGTMEKLIQFSVSGGQAFLQEAGIVALDEGEPFVESFVARCKQGREFVLKKLAEMPKVKVVPNAASFYLMLAVEGETDTLEFCKRALLEAGVGLSPGIAFSQESSGQIRICYAKSNTMLESAMERLGNFLASQPG from the coding sequence ATGGCCGTCATCGGCGCCCTGTCGGTCTGCCGTGATGTAACGAAAGTGCGTCTCCGAGCAATCAACCCAGTTCCTCCCATGCCGCTAGTAAAAGACTCAATCCTCGCCGTCCAAGACTCCCCTATCATCGAAATCTGGAAGCTGGCACCTCAGCGTCCCGACGTGATTCCGCTTTGGGCGGGCGAAAGCGATCTGCCAACGCCTGACTTCATCTCGAATGCCGCCATCGCTGCGTTACAGCGCGGGAATACCTTTTATTCGACGATGCGCGGAATCCCGCCGCTGAGAGCTGCAATCGCGCGGTACTACAAGCGACTCAGCGGTGCGGAGATCGAAGACGACCGTATCGCAGTCACGTCGTCGGGAATGTTAGCAGCGATGTTGATCGCACAGACCGTGGTCGGCCCGGGGGACAACGTGGTTTGCGTGACGCCATCGTGGCCGAACATCCTGCGGGCGATCGAGGTAGCAGGGGGCCAGGTACGGAGCGTATCGTTGCATTCCGATGTTACGGGTTGGTCGCTGGACTTGGACAAGCTCTTGGCAGCCTGCGATGAGCGCACAAAAGGCATCTACTTCGCCTCCCCGGGCAATCCGACGGGCTGGATGATCGACCCTGAGCAACAACGCCGACTTCTTGATTTCGCGCGTGAGCGGAATATCGCCTTGATCGCGGATGAGGTCTATCAGCGCATCGTGTATGACCGTCCTTTCGCGGCATCGCTGCTGGATATCTGCGGTCCGGACGATCCCGTATTTGTTATCAACAGCTTTTCCAAAGCCTGGGCGATGACGGGATGGCGCATGGGGTGGATGGTCTATCCGCGAGCGCTAAAAGGCACGATGGAAAAGCTGATTCAGTTTAGCGTCAGCGGTGGGCAAGCGTTTCTGCAAGAAGCCGGGATTGTCGCGCTGGATGAGGGCGAGCCGTTCGTCGAGTCCTTCGTCGCACGTTGCAAGCAGGGGCGAGAGTTCGTACTGAAGAAGCTGGCAGAGATGCCGAAGGTGAAGGTCGTCCCGAACGCTGCGTCGTTCTATTTAATGCTCGCGGTTGAAGGGGAGACGGACACGCTGGAGTTCTGCAAAAGGGCGCTGCTGGAAGCAGGCGTCGGCCTTTCCCCAGGGATCGCATTCTCGCAGGAATCCTCGGGGCAGATCCGTATTTGCTACGCGAAGAGTAATACGATGCTGGAGTCGGCGATGGAGCGGTTAGGGAATTTTCTTGCGTCGCAGCCGGGGTAG
- a CDS encoding IS3 family transposase (programmed frameshift): MKTSRFTKSQIIAILKQAEAGTPVPELCREHGMSSASFYKWRSKYGGMDAALMTRMKELEAENARLKKMYAEERLKAEVVREALGKKVVKPSRRREMAQRAVRERGMNIRQACMAFGISETCYRYESKQCAENDVIADWLMKLTHNQRNWGFGLCFLYLRNVKGFGWNHKRVYRIYRQLELNLRIKPRKRLVREQPEPLAVPTALNECWSMDFMHDQLADGRSIRLFNVIDDFNREGLCIDVDFSLPALRVIRSLNQVIEWRGAPQKIRCDNGPEYVSEALKDWAEKRGIVLQFIQPGKPQQNAYIERYNKTVRYDWLAHYHFDTVAELQDYATKWLWSYNPERPNTAIGGIPPKQKLAIAA, encoded by the exons ATGAAGACGTCCCGATTTACGAAAAGCCAAATCATCGCGATATTGAAGCAGGCAGAGGCCGGAACGCCTGTGCCGGAGCTTTGCCGTGAGCACGGAATGAGCAGCGCGAGCTTCTACAAATGGCGCTCGAAGTACGGCGGCATGGACGCGGCGCTAATGACGCGAATGAAAGAGTTAGAGGCCGAGAACGCTCGACTAAAGAAGATGTATGCCGAAGAGCGTCTGAAAGCGGAGGTCGTGCGCGAGGCGCTTG GAAAAAAAGTGGTGAAGCCATCTCGTCGACGCGAGATGGCCCAACGAGCTGTACGGGAACGCGGGATGAATATTCGCCAGGCGTGCATGGCGTTCGGCATCAGCGAGACCTGCTACCGCTATGAATCCAAGCAATGCGCCGAAAACGATGTCATCGCTGATTGGCTGATGAAGCTGACGCACAATCAGCGCAATTGGGGCTTCGGCTTATGTTTTTTGTACCTGCGTAACGTCAAAGGGTTCGGCTGGAATCACAAAAGGGTTTATCGGATATACCGGCAGTTGGAACTGAATTTACGTATCAAACCGCGCAAGCGCCTCGTGCGTGAACAGCCTGAGCCCTTGGCGGTGCCGACGGCATTGAACGAATGTTGGTCGATGGACTTCATGCACGACCAACTGGCCGATGGCCGTAGCATCCGCTTGTTCAATGTGATTGATGACTTCAATCGCGAAGGATTGTGCATTGATGTGGACTTCTCGTTGCCAGCACTGCGCGTGATTCGTTCGTTGAATCAAGTCATCGAGTGGCGTGGGGCACCGCAAAAAATTCGGTGCGATAACGGCCCGGAATATGTCAGCGAGGCACTGAAAGACTGGGCTGAAAAGCGTGGCATCGTGCTGCAATTTATCCAACCGGGTAAGCCACAACAAAACGCCTACATCGAACGCTATAACAAAACCGTGAGATACGATTGGCTTGCCCATTACCACTTCGACACAGTCGCCGAGTTGCAAGACTATGCGACCAAGTGGCTATGGTCATACAATCCCGAACGTCCGAACACAGCTATCGGCGGTATTCCGCCAAAACAGAAGTTGGCCATTGCAGCCTAG